The proteins below come from a single Microbacterium sp. SLBN-154 genomic window:
- a CDS encoding DUF998 domain-containing protein — protein sequence MTTATLPATAPFSSALAAALPASPVALPRVHRLGTIAISSLPVGVLLAILTTTDPDWWHLHFSQLGTFSTMSSKLFNSTVLFSGFFLAAYGVLLAVALPQGVGRRTRRIFRGSVVSAGLHLTVVGMIPIPVSVVLHDLAASGLGLSFLTMVASSLGIRGRHHAFRRFTLFCVATLAIGMVILTAGFITLALFEIVAFSLMLVWLGVLPRALAYRAPVGAHGDALTKTTPMTDAATAPRAEITAIGSTCVPTPSTARRVGRPSTVTARRSPRRRIPRRAARLRAMRLPAMHLLTSAPPRRPQQPARLGPVQVRQHRNRRRLTHP from the coding sequence ATGACCACCGCGACCCTTCCGGCCACGGCTCCCTTCTCCTCTGCGCTCGCGGCCGCGCTCCCGGCATCCCCCGTCGCCCTCCCGCGCGTCCACCGCCTCGGCACCATCGCGATCTCGTCCCTTCCGGTCGGCGTGCTCCTGGCGATCCTCACGACCACCGACCCCGACTGGTGGCACCTCCACTTCTCCCAGCTCGGAACGTTCAGCACGATGTCCAGCAAGCTGTTCAACTCCACCGTGCTCTTCTCCGGCTTCTTCCTCGCCGCGTACGGCGTGCTCCTGGCCGTCGCCCTCCCGCAGGGGGTGGGTCGCCGCACCCGTCGGATCTTCCGCGGATCCGTCGTGTCGGCAGGGTTGCACCTCACCGTCGTCGGGATGATCCCGATCCCCGTCAGCGTCGTCCTTCACGACCTGGCCGCGTCAGGCCTCGGGCTGTCGTTCCTCACGATGGTCGCGTCGAGCCTCGGCATCCGCGGACGCCACCACGCCTTCCGCCGGTTCACCCTCTTCTGCGTCGCGACCCTCGCGATCGGCATGGTGATCCTCACCGCCGGGTTCATCACGCTCGCCCTGTTCGAGATTGTGGCGTTCTCGCTGATGCTCGTGTGGCTCGGTGTGCTTCCGCGCGCGCTCGCCTATCGCGCGCCCGTCGGCGCCCACGGCGACGCCTTGACGAAGACCACCCCGATGACGGATGCCGCGACCGCACCTCGCGCCGAGATCACCGCGATCGGTTCGACGTGCGTCCCGACGCCGTCGACGGCCCGCCGTGTCGGCCGACCGTCGACGGTCACCGCGCGTCGCTCGCCTCGTCGTCGGATTCCCCGTCGTGCGGCACGCCTTCGGGCGATGCGCCTTCCGGCTATGCACCTTCTGACGTCGGCTCCACCTCGGCGTCCTCAGCAGCCGGCTCGCCTCGGTCCGGTTCAGGTCCGTCAGCACCGGAATCGCCGTCGGCTGACCCACCCGTAG